In a single window of the Helicobacter felis ATCC 49179 genome:
- the nhaA gene encoding sodium/proton antiporter NhaA encodes MTQPPKNLFLDFVKSESFGGIFLFISAVWAMIYANSFLSSYYFELWHTKIGFNVGSYFFGFSIHQWIDDVLMAIFFLLVGLEIKREVMYGELCGFAKAAFPVIAALGGMIVPGLIYHSLNMGTSSAHGFGIPMATDIAFALGVILLLGKRVPPALKVFLVTLAVADDLGAIVVIAIFYSSNLDMTWLAGSGGILLVLIALNKFGVRYLWMYLLLGVGLWITTHNSGIHATIAGVALAFTIPIKITQRKQVVHSFSAMMESFKSAFNPHTHSTNKPLDQDQRDILYTLQDATRNLQSPLERLEHALHPYSAYFIMPLFALANAGVAIGGNLNFKVDEILWGVILGLVLGKPIGIFIITFLAEKLKIAKRPDGVSWAQILGAGMLAGIGFTMSMFMANLAFDNKDAMEVSKIAILLASLISGILGTLYLVAIHKKGKS; translated from the coding sequence ATGACGCAACCGCCTAAGAACCTCTTTTTAGACTTTGTTAAGAGCGAATCCTTTGGGGGGATTTTTCTTTTTATTAGTGCCGTGTGGGCAATGATCTATGCTAATTCCTTTTTATCCTCTTATTACTTTGAACTGTGGCACACCAAAATAGGCTTTAATGTGGGCAGCTACTTTTTTGGCTTTTCCATCCACCAGTGGATTGATGATGTGCTCATGGCAATCTTTTTTCTCTTGGTAGGACTAGAGATCAAGCGCGAGGTGATGTATGGGGAACTTTGCGGATTCGCGAAGGCAGCCTTCCCCGTGATCGCCGCTTTGGGGGGTATGATAGTTCCCGGACTCATTTATCATAGCTTGAACATGGGCACTTCTAGCGCGCATGGCTTTGGGATTCCTATGGCTACCGATATTGCCTTTGCTTTGGGGGTGATCTTGCTCTTAGGCAAGCGTGTGCCTCCTGCGCTTAAAGTGTTTCTAGTTACTCTGGCAGTGGCAGATGATTTGGGTGCGATCGTGGTGATTGCGATTTTTTATAGCTCCAATTTAGACATGACATGGCTAGCAGGATCGGGAGGGATTTTGCTCGTGCTCATCGCACTGAATAAATTTGGGGTGCGCTATTTGTGGATGTATCTACTCTTGGGAGTGGGGCTATGGATCACCACGCATAATAGCGGGATTCACGCCACCATTGCCGGGGTCGCGCTGGCTTTTACCATACCCATTAAGATCACCCAACGCAAGCAAGTCGTGCATAGCTTTAGCGCGATGATGGAGAGTTTTAAAAGTGCCTTTAACCCCCACACCCACAGCACCAATAAGCCCCTAGATCAAGACCAGCGCGACATTCTCTACACCTTGCAAGACGCTACTAGAAACCTGCAAAGCCCTTTAGAGCGTTTAGAACACGCTTTGCACCCCTATAGCGCGTATTTCATCATGCCCTTATTTGCCCTAGCCAATGCGGGGGTGGCCATCGGAGGAAACCTCAATTTCAAGGTAGATGAAATTCTATGGGGTGTAATCTTGGGCTTGGTTTTGGGCAAACCCATAGGAATTTTTATTATCACTTTTTTAGCTGAAAAACTCAAAATTGCTAAACGCCCCGATGGGGTGAGCTGGGCGCAGATTTTAGGCGCAGGGATGCTTGCAGGCATTGGCTTTACCATGTCTATGTTCATGGCTAATTTGGCTTTTGACAATAAGGACGCGATGGAGGTTTCTAAGATTGCTATCTTATTAGCTTCGCTTATCTCAGGTATATTAGGCACTCTCTATTTAGTGGCGATCCACAAAAAGGGCAAATCTTAA
- the secF gene encoding protein translocase subunit SecF, with product MELFKRVRVLDFMSYARFTLPFSGVLVLVCVFLMFFKGFNLGVDFAGGSVVQVRFEKVVSVAKVREVVSTQFKGVQVSEFGAPEEMVIKIPLLATQQNTKQDLGVQISQLLHPLGKFEIRRLDSVGPRVGDELKEKGVLSLVLAIIAMMLYVSFRYEWRFALAGVLALAHDTLVTAVSVIVFNIDLNLEVIAALLTLLGYSINDTIIIFDRIREGMLARKQQDLNPLINQAISNTLSRTLLTSLTVFFVLVVLYLFGSKILIGFSLPMLVGTIVGTYSSIFLAPKLAVLLGFDLSRYHDNELKKLKRKQEKERLRQLYEHGRV from the coding sequence ATGGAGCTCTTTAAACGGGTGCGGGTTTTGGATTTTATGAGCTATGCCCGTTTTACTCTGCCCTTTTCGGGCGTGCTCGTGCTTGTCTGTGTGTTTTTGATGTTTTTCAAGGGGTTTAATTTAGGGGTGGATTTTGCCGGGGGGAGTGTGGTGCAGGTGCGCTTTGAGAAGGTGGTTAGCGTAGCTAAGGTGCGCGAGGTGGTATCGACCCAATTTAAAGGCGTGCAGGTGAGCGAGTTTGGCGCGCCTGAGGAGATGGTGATCAAAATCCCCCTTTTAGCCACCCAACAGAACACAAAACAAGATTTAGGCGTGCAGATCAGCCAATTACTCCACCCTTTGGGGAAGTTTGAAATCCGCAGATTGGATAGCGTGGGACCTAGAGTGGGAGATGAGCTCAAAGAAAAGGGGGTGTTATCGCTGGTTTTGGCAATCATCGCGATGATGTTGTATGTGAGTTTCCGTTATGAATGGCGTTTTGCTCTAGCGGGCGTGCTAGCTCTAGCGCATGACACTTTGGTTACTGCGGTGAGTGTGATCGTGTTCAACATCGATCTCAATCTAGAGGTGATCGCCGCTTTGCTGACCTTATTAGGCTATTCGATCAACGACACCATTATTATCTTTGATCGTATCCGTGAGGGCATGCTAGCGCGCAAGCAACAGGATTTAAACCCCCTCATCAACCAAGCCATTTCTAATACCCTGAGTCGCACCCTTTTAACCTCGCTCACGGTGTTTTTCGTCTTAGTAGTGCTCTATCTCTTTGGTTCTAAGATTTTAATAGGCTTTTCTCTGCCTATGCTAGTGGGCACAATTGTAGGGACTTATAGCTCTATCTTTCTAGCACCTAAACTTGCGGTGTTACTGGGCTTTGATTTGAGCCGTTACCACGATAACGAGCTTAAAAAACTCAAGCGCAAGCAGGAAAAAGAACGCCTGCGCCAGCTTTACGAGCATGGGCGTGTCTAA
- a CDS encoding DUF6394 family protein, which yields MDWGRVAFVIFSLGSTTSLAGFLYEPNVVTLFTALALNFITATLKIGVQKRFASELLGGSIAALLHLIPAFIFFQILNNPIFAYMLIIGALLSNVFCIVVLIIDGSKPTDTEY from the coding sequence ATGGACTGGGGTCGTGTCGCCTTTGTGATCTTTAGTTTGGGAAGCACCACTTCGTTAGCTGGTTTCTTGTATGAACCCAATGTCGTAACACTTTTTACAGCCTTAGCCTTAAATTTCATCACTGCAACTCTAAAAATTGGGGTGCAAAAACGCTTCGCTTCTGAACTCTTGGGAGGCTCCATCGCAGCCCTCTTGCACCTCATTCCTGCCTTTATCTTTTTTCAGATTCTCAATAACCCTATTTTTGCCTACATGCTTATCATTGGCGCGTTATTGAGCAATGTTTTTTGTATCGTTGTGTTGATTATCGATGGAAGTAAACCTACAGACACGGAGTATTGA
- a CDS encoding bifunctional folylpolyglutamate synthase/dihydrofolate synthase, whose protein sequence is MNLNAFLTSLGQEYIPFDPARFPKIYARFLEHFSDNIPKIQIVGTNGKGSTGRFLTLMLEQAGFRVLHFTSPHLLTLNERFYKDRALASDAELEHAHARLQALRLDPKISFFEYMTLLALILAQDCHYLVVEAGLGGELDSTTHLHARCALIFTPISLDHTDRLGDTLEQIAHTKLKALCTLAPNTPIILALQEPQITQQAHQMAREHALHLFPVSPPQEIATDYAHQHHYPPFLAQNFQSALTTLKALNIPYSPIPALNLRGRFERLDDRLILDVAHNVSGAQALKCALQASFGDQKIHLIYHSYARKDARGVLACLKPIIAQVWVLEFEDPQLMDTLELANILEDMGIAWVRFSWEAFEAMRAPLWVVGGSFSVVRTFLRGYDAR, encoded by the coding sequence ATGAATTTAAACGCGTTTTTAACCTCACTGGGGCAGGAATACATTCCCTTTGACCCCGCGCGCTTTCCTAAAATCTATGCGCGTTTCTTGGAGCACTTTAGCGACAACATACCTAAAATCCAGATTGTAGGCACCAATGGCAAGGGGAGCACGGGGCGTTTTCTGACTTTAATGTTAGAGCAAGCCGGCTTTAGGGTGTTGCATTTTACTTCTCCCCATCTGCTCACCCTCAACGAACGCTTTTACAAAGATCGCGCTTTAGCAAGCGATGCAGAGTTAGAACACGCCCACGCACGCCTGCAAGCACTCCGCTTAGACCCCAAGATCAGCTTTTTTGAATACATGACCTTGCTTGCCCTCATTCTTGCGCAAGATTGCCATTATTTGGTCGTAGAGGCAGGATTAGGGGGGGAATTGGATAGCACCACGCACCTACACGCGCGCTGTGCGCTGATCTTTACCCCTATAAGCTTGGATCACACCGATCGCTTGGGCGACACTTTAGAGCAGATCGCTCATACCAAATTAAAAGCCCTCTGCACTCTTGCCCCCAACACTCCTATTATCTTAGCCCTCCAAGAGCCCCAAATTACCCAACAAGCCCACCAAATGGCACGAGAACACGCCTTGCATCTGTTTCCCGTTAGCCCCCCTCAAGAGATCGCCACAGATTACGCCCACCAACACCACTACCCCCCCTTTTTAGCCCAGAACTTCCAAAGCGCGCTCACCACTTTAAAAGCGCTTAACATTCCCTACAGCCCCATTCCTGCGCTCAATTTAAGGGGGCGTTTTGAGCGCCTAGACGATCGTCTGATCTTAGATGTAGCACACAATGTCAGTGGGGCGCAAGCCCTTAAATGCGCCTTACAGGCTAGCTTTGGGGATCAAAAAATCCACTTGATCTATCATAGCTACGCTAGAAAAGACGCGCGGGGTGTTTTGGCGTGTTTAAAACCTATCATCGCACAGGTGTGGGTTTTGGAATTTGAAGACCCTCAACTGATGGACACCCTAGAGCTCGCAAACATTTTAGAGGATATGGGTATAGCGTGGGTGCGCTTTAGTTGGGAGGCTTTTGAGGCGATGCGCGCGCCACTTTGGGTGGTCGGGGGGTCTTTTAGTGTGGTGCGCACCTTTTTAAGGGGGTATGATGCAAGATAA
- the secD gene encoding protein translocase subunit SecD: MGRVFNARLLIFVIALVFGVGLSLPSLLQTKGPKITLGLDLRGGLSLLLGVQIEEALKNKYTSIATSLDYALKAQNILVKDLRSSLQGVEFDLLDPDETKALDKILEDFKKDGAQVEHAQEHYTLSLSFEKAQTFQQQTLLQVINTIRNRLDQFGLAEPTVLQQGKDAILVQLPGIKTLAEEQRAKDLITKSAHLQMMAVDEEKNPYLAELSPEEIHKLGDVVLPYAPQSGGRGQLLLRAIPILDGEMLTDAQVAYDKNNQPVVSFSLDSRGAKIFGDFSGNNVGKRMAVVLDNKVYSAPYIRERIGGGSGQISGSFSVEQASDLAITLRSGVLSAPISVLEKRIIGPSLGADSIRTSLIALAGAFVLVIAFMIFYYSMAGVIASVALVVNLFLIIAVMALFGATLTLPGMAGIVLTVGMAVDANIIINERVREGLRGNESVAQALRSGYANASRAIFDSNLTSLIASFLLYAYGTGSIKGFALTTGIGILASILTAIIGTQGFYQAIAPKLSKKKGLYFWFGISLNTHPKSPKKVTHGAL, from the coding sequence TTGGGGCGGGTGTTTAACGCGCGCTTACTGATCTTTGTGATCGCGCTGGTCTTTGGCGTGGGACTCTCTTTACCTAGCCTCTTGCAAACTAAGGGACCCAAGATCACCCTAGGGCTAGATTTAAGAGGGGGTTTAAGCTTATTGCTAGGGGTGCAGATCGAGGAAGCCCTTAAGAATAAATACACCTCTATAGCCACCTCGCTAGATTATGCGCTTAAGGCACAAAACATCTTGGTAAAAGATTTGCGCTCTTCTCTGCAGGGTGTGGAGTTTGATCTGCTAGACCCCGATGAAACTAAAGCTTTGGATAAAATCTTAGAGGATTTTAAAAAGGATGGGGCACAGGTCGAACACGCCCAAGAACACTATACCCTCTCTTTGAGTTTTGAAAAAGCGCAGACCTTCCAGCAACAAACCCTTTTGCAGGTCATCAACACCATTAGAAACCGCCTCGATCAATTCGGGTTAGCCGAGCCCACCGTGCTACAACAGGGTAAGGACGCGATTCTAGTGCAATTGCCCGGGATCAAAACTCTTGCTGAAGAGCAACGGGCTAAGGACTTGATCACCAAATCCGCCCATTTACAGATGATGGCAGTGGATGAGGAAAAAAACCCCTACTTAGCAGAATTGAGCCCGGAGGAAATCCACAAACTAGGCGATGTGGTTTTGCCCTATGCGCCCCAGAGTGGGGGGCGGGGTCAATTGCTCTTAAGAGCCATCCCAATCTTAGATGGAGAAATGCTTACAGACGCGCAGGTGGCTTATGATAAAAATAACCAACCCGTGGTGAGTTTTAGCCTCGATTCACGGGGAGCTAAGATTTTTGGGGATTTTTCCGGGAACAATGTAGGCAAGCGCATGGCGGTGGTCCTAGACAATAAGGTCTATTCTGCGCCCTACATCCGCGAGCGTATCGGAGGGGGGAGCGGGCAGATTAGCGGAAGTTTTAGTGTGGAACAGGCTAGCGATCTAGCTATCACGCTTAGAAGTGGGGTTTTGAGCGCGCCTATCAGCGTGCTAGAAAAGCGCATCATTGGACCCAGCTTGGGGGCAGATAGTATCCGCACTTCTCTAATTGCCCTAGCTGGGGCGTTTGTATTGGTCATTGCTTTTATGATTTTCTACTACTCTATGGCTGGAGTGATCGCTAGCGTGGCATTGGTGGTCAATCTCTTTTTAATCATCGCGGTGATGGCACTCTTTGGGGCAACCTTGACTTTGCCGGGTATGGCGGGGATTGTGCTCACTGTGGGCATGGCAGTGGATGCTAATATCATCATCAATGAGCGGGTGCGCGAAGGACTTAGGGGGAATGAAAGTGTAGCCCAAGCCTTGCGTTCAGGCTATGCCAACGCTTCACGGGCAATCTTTGACTCCAATCTCACCTCTTTAATCGCCTCCTTCTTGCTCTATGCTTATGGCACGGGCTCGATTAAAGGTTTTGCGCTCACCACAGGCATAGGTATTCTAGCCTCGATTTTAACCGCCATCATTGGCACACAAGGCTTTTACCAAGCCATCGCCCCCAAACTTTCTAAAAAGAAGGGGCTTTATTTTTGGTTTGGGATCAGCTTGAACACCCACCCTAAATCTCCCAAAAAGGTTACACATGGAGCTCTTTAA
- the yajC gene encoding preprotein translocase subunit YajC encodes MNQTKEILTSILPLLVLFAIFYFLIIRPQRVQAKKHKEMLDNLQKGDKIVSQGGLICEVIKPEANFFKVRLNEGLEVKLAKNYVAYKLDEESPNNPVSLKKEAQ; translated from the coding sequence ATGAACCAAACTAAGGAAATCCTGACCTCCATTTTGCCCCTCTTGGTGCTCTTTGCGATCTTTTATTTTCTAATTATCCGCCCCCAACGCGTGCAGGCTAAGAAACATAAAGAAATGCTAGACAATCTCCAAAAGGGCGATAAAATTGTCTCACAAGGGGGGCTCATCTGTGAGGTGATCAAACCTGAGGCTAATTTCTTTAAGGTGAGGTTGAACGAAGGTTTAGAGGTCAAACTTGCTAAAAATTATGTGGCGTATAAGCTAGATGAGGAGAGCCCCAACAATCCGGTTTCTCTCAAGAAAGAGGCGCAGTAG
- the lptE gene encoding LPS assembly lipoprotein LptE, with translation MRIWIVSLIFILGACGYKPIATFAENALGQGIFVRLVVNLPNPRNSVQFKDMLNRIIVQRFQNTLTSEEKADSIITIEITKVIDTSISQNQEGFTTFYRATAYVDYTYDNKKGVVKKFSDSGYYNYAVSLQNPLTTYNNRLYAISQALTQTLTQFVAQIAYEGKLNK, from the coding sequence ATGAGAATTTGGATTGTAAGCTTGATCTTTATTTTGGGGGCATGTGGGTATAAACCCATTGCCACCTTTGCAGAAAATGCGCTAGGGCAGGGGATTTTTGTGCGCCTCGTGGTGAATCTGCCCAACCCGCGTAACTCCGTGCAGTTTAAGGACATGCTCAATCGTATCATTGTGCAACGCTTTCAAAACACCTTGACCAGCGAAGAGAAAGCCGATTCGATCATCACCATAGAGATCACGAAGGTAATAGACACCTCCATTAGCCAAAACCAAGAGGGTTTTACCACCTTTTATCGCGCGACTGCCTATGTAGATTACACTTACGACAATAAAAAAGGGGTGGTCAAAAAATTTAGTGATAGCGGGTATTACAACTATGCGGTATCCTTACAAAACCCCCTCACCACTTACAATAACCGCCTCTATGCGATCTCTCAAGCTCTCACCCAGACTTTAACCCAATTTGTCGCCCAAATCGCCTACGAGGGCAAGTTGAACAAATGA
- the leuS gene encoding leucine--tRNA ligase, protein MQTYNAHAIEAKWQNIWAQSGVFEPLKDFSKSKKYILSMFPYPSGAIHMGHVRNYAIGDALARYYRQVGYNVLHPMGFDAFGMPAENAAIQYGIHPKQWTYENISKMREEFKALGFSFSKTREFATCDPNYTKIEQGFFLQMYEKGLVYQKEAWLNWCPKDHTVLANEQVVEGKCWRCDTPVVQKQMPQYYLKITKYAEELLAELKTLEGHWPSQVLRMQENWIGKSQGLAFHFALTPASMAILQDQHAQIEVFTTRIDTIYGVTFLALAPGHSIVSALLEGKHLDPASEQAIVEMQNTNARTRALEKKGVLLPLHALHPLTQEPIPIYVANFVLESYGSGALMGVPAHDSRDGEFATLLNIPIKRVINEEGVLEHSDIYNGLTPEQARKKLSDLFEEQGLGQRITHYRLQDWGISRQRYWGALIPMVRCDHCGLVPEKHANLPILLPEDVKIDGEGNPLEKHLDFKACLCPKCDRPAQRECDTMDTFFQSSWYFLRYATPKELWDTQAFDPQELAYWLSVDEYIGGVEHAILHLLYARFFTKVLRDLGYLKLNEPFTCLTTQGMVLKNGAKMSKSKGNVVSPQEIVEKYGADIARLYIHFVAPPNKELDWNDKALEGSARFIRRFYEKSFLAQPHTQRPTLENLNPAEKEARAKVHLALQKAHAIFEKKQPGYPFNTLIAACMEALNALEKTTNPALWSEAYYILTHILEPLIPHVCSEIAERLFKCQNFQPQQVDLQALEQDNIEIAITINGKKRASMIVAKDLDRTALLVQAKEQAHKWLEDKEILKEVVVPSKLVNFVLR, encoded by the coding sequence ATGCAAACTTATAACGCACATGCCATAGAAGCCAAATGGCAGAACATTTGGGCACAAAGTGGGGTATTTGAACCTCTTAAAGACTTTAGTAAATCCAAAAAATACATCTTAAGCATGTTTCCCTATCCTAGCGGGGCAATTCACATGGGGCATGTGCGCAATTACGCCATTGGGGACGCGCTAGCGCGTTATTACCGCCAAGTGGGCTATAATGTCTTGCACCCAATGGGCTTTGATGCCTTTGGCATGCCTGCAGAAAATGCGGCAATTCAATATGGTATCCACCCCAAACAATGGACTTATGAAAATATCTCTAAAATGCGCGAGGAATTTAAGGCTTTAGGATTTTCCTTTTCTAAAACACGAGAATTTGCTACCTGCGATCCCAACTACACCAAGATCGAGCAGGGCTTTTTTTTACAAATGTATGAAAAGGGTTTGGTCTATCAAAAAGAAGCATGGCTGAATTGGTGTCCTAAAGATCACACGGTGCTAGCTAATGAACAAGTGGTAGAGGGGAAATGTTGGCGTTGCGATACCCCTGTGGTGCAAAAGCAAATGCCCCAATACTATCTTAAAATCACCAAATACGCCGAAGAACTTTTAGCAGAACTCAAAACCTTAGAAGGGCATTGGCCTAGCCAAGTCTTGCGCATGCAAGAAAACTGGATTGGCAAATCTCAAGGTTTAGCCTTCCACTTCGCCCTAACCCCTGCAAGCATGGCCATTTTACAAGACCAGCACGCCCAAATCGAGGTCTTTACCACTCGCATCGACACCATTTACGGGGTTACCTTCCTCGCTCTAGCTCCCGGGCACTCTATTGTGAGCGCACTTTTAGAGGGCAAGCATTTAGACCCTGCCAGTGAGCAAGCCATTGTAGAAATGCAAAACACCAATGCGCGCACCCGTGCCTTAGAAAAAAAGGGGGTTTTATTGCCCTTGCATGCCCTGCACCCTCTAACCCAAGAGCCCATTCCCATTTATGTGGCTAATTTCGTGCTAGAGAGCTATGGAAGTGGCGCGCTCATGGGTGTGCCTGCTCACGACTCGCGTGATGGCGAATTTGCTACTTTGTTAAATATCCCCATTAAACGAGTGATTAATGAGGAAGGGGTGTTAGAACATAGCGATATTTACAACGGACTTACTCCAGAGCAAGCGCGCAAGAAACTAAGCGATCTCTTTGAGGAGCAAGGCTTAGGGCAACGCATCACTCACTACCGCCTGCAAGATTGGGGAATCTCGCGCCAACGCTACTGGGGTGCGCTCATCCCGATGGTGCGCTGTGATCACTGCGGACTTGTGCCCGAAAAGCACGCAAACCTGCCTATCTTGCTCCCCGAAGATGTAAAAATTGATGGAGAGGGCAACCCCTTAGAAAAACACCTAGATTTTAAGGCATGTTTGTGCCCTAAATGCGATCGCCCCGCTCAAAGAGAGTGCGATACGATGGACACCTTTTTCCAATCTAGTTGGTATTTCCTGCGCTACGCTACACCCAAAGAACTTTGGGACACACAAGCCTTTGACCCCCAAGAACTCGCTTATTGGTTAAGTGTGGATGAATACATCGGGGGGGTGGAGCATGCGATCTTGCACCTGCTCTATGCGCGCTTTTTTACTAAGGTGTTGCGTGATTTAGGTTATCTAAAACTTAATGAACCCTTTACTTGCTTGACCACGCAGGGAATGGTGCTTAAAAACGGGGCAAAGATGAGCAAGTCTAAGGGGAATGTGGTCAGTCCTCAAGAGATTGTAGAAAAATACGGCGCAGACATCGCGCGACTCTATATCCACTTTGTCGCCCCGCCCAATAAAGAACTCGATTGGAATGACAAAGCCCTAGAGGGTAGTGCGCGCTTTATTAGACGCTTTTATGAAAAATCTTTTCTAGCCCAACCTCACACCCAACGCCCTACACTAGAAAACCTAAACCCTGCAGAAAAAGAAGCGCGCGCTAAAGTGCATTTAGCCCTGCAAAAAGCCCATGCCATCTTTGAGAAAAAACAACCCGGTTACCCCTTTAATACTCTCATTGCCGCGTGCATGGAAGCCCTCAACGCTTTAGAAAAAACCACTAACCCCGCTCTTTGGAGCGAAGCCTACTACATCTTAACCCATATCTTAGAACCCTTGATTCCCCATGTCTGCTCTGAGATCGCTGAGAGGCTTTTCAAGTGCCAAAACTTCCAACCCCAGCAAGTGGATTTACAAGCCCTAGAGCAAGACAATATTGAGATCGCCATTACTATCAATGGCAAAAAGCGCGCCAGTATGATCGTGGCTAAGGATTTAGATCGCACCGCCCTATTAGTCCAAGCTAAAGAGCAGGCGCATAAATGGTTAGAGGATAAGGAGATTCTTAAAGAAGTGGTCGTGCCCTCTAAGTTGGTGAATTTTGTCTTGCGATGA